Proteins from a genomic interval of Anolis sagrei isolate rAnoSag1 chromosome 1, rAnoSag1.mat, whole genome shotgun sequence:
- the LOC132775716 gene encoding disintegrin and metalloproteinase domain-containing protein 20-like, whose translation MTFNFVPLMAVILWRLFSETLSQKLPLGFRYASYEVTIPKKLTPRDGQQNPQDISYLLQVEGKGHVMHLRQKRNVVPNLFPIFTYSKEGKLQVDYPFIRNDCFYNGFIQDEPRSLVTLSTCLGGLSGLLHLQNETYEIEPVQASAGFQHVVYQLEEKEDDLRIMCGFTKKEQSRQEAMIQSKEILAARGFVGKWWAHTRYADIAIVVEHQRYVNFDKNDTLTGIRVLEIVHTTNTFYKPLGVVISIVGLEIWSEKNPIIISSELNVLLDHFNKWRKHTLNDYLPNDAAHLFVHKFYGQTAGLAFTGTICNPQWASAVEIYMSFSVSFFSVIFAHELGHHLGMDHDGEHCTCEKKSCIMAQFPDEVDKFSDCSYRDYFKRRNTHCLLTAADPNAVFKLKYCGNKIVEKGEQCDCGSESQCKHNSCCQSNCKFRSGAVCSVGQCCASCRYRPAGTLCRKKNSVCDLPEYCNGTSEWCPEDVYVQDGARCNDAAYCYHGNCITHNEQCKMIFGKKATVASENCFRLINAQGDRFGNCGIKYRTYNKCKASHILCGRIQCDNVEKLPTLEEDSTIIQTFIGNSYCWGTDYHSEPEKVDIGAVKDGTPCGANMLCVDRQCKNVSTLNYDCDLRKCHNRGICNNRKHCHCDYGWGPPYCMGKGYGGSIDSGPILQDRRVVISGVITGILFVLVPVVLLGAYYRTELRQQFRRLSSSIHPADVP comes from the coding sequence ATGACTTTTAATTTTGTTCCGCTGATGGCGGTGATCTTGTGGCGTCTTTTCAGTGAGACTCTAAGTCAAAAACTGCCTCTGGGTTTCAGGTATGCTTCATATGAGGTGACTATCCCAAAGAAACTGACTCCCAGAGATGGACAACAAAATCCCCAGGATATCAGTTACCTGCTGCAAGTTGAAGGGAAAGGTCATGTCATGCACCTCAGGCAGAAGAGGAATGTTGTCCCTAACCTCTTTCCTATCTTCACATATAGTAAGGAAGGAAAACTCCAAGTAGACTACCCATTTATCAGGAATGACTGTTTCTACAATGGTTTCATACAGGATGAGCCTCGTTCTTTGGTCACTCTCAGCACTTGCTTAGGAGGACTCAGTGGTTTGTTGCATTTACAAAATGAAACCTATGAAATTGAACCTGTCCAGGCATCTGCTGGCTTTCAGCATGTAGTGTATCAGTTGGAAGAAAAAGAGGATGACCTTCGAATTATGTGTGGGTTCACAAAGAAAGAGCAAAGTCGTCAAGAGGCCATGATCCAAAGTAAAGAGATTTTGGCAGCCAGGGGTTTTGTAGGAAAGTGGTGGGCTCACACTAGATATGCAGATATTGCAATTGTGGTCGAACATCAACGTTATGTCAACTTTGACAAAAATGACACTTTAACAGGTATACGGGTTCTAGAAATTGTCCATACTACGAATACATTCTATAAACCACTTGGTGTTGTTATATCCATAGTTGGACTGGAGATCTGGTCTGAAAAGAACCCCATAATTATTTCCAGTGAATTGAATGTATTGCTAGATCATTTTAACAAATGGAGAAAGCACACATTAAATGACTATCTACCAAATGATGCTGCTCATTTATTTGTACACAAATTTTATGGACAGACAGCTGGCTTAGCATTTACAGGAACTATCTGTAATCCCCAATGGGCATCTGCTGTAGAAATATACATGAGCTTCAGTGTGTCCTTTTTTTCTGTTATATTTGCCCATGAATTAGGACATCATCTTGGCATGGATCATGATGGAGAACACTGTACTTGTGAGAAAAAATCCTGCATTATGGCTCAATTTCCAGATGAAGTTGATAAGTTTAGCGATTGTAGCTATAGGGATTATTTCAAACGAAGGAATACTCATTGCTTATTAACTGCTGCAGATCCAAATGCTGTATTTAAACTCAAATACTGTGGCAACAAAATTGTGGAAAAAGGAGAGCAATGTGATTGTGGTTCAGAAAGCCAATGTAAGCATAATTCATGTTGCCAATCTAATTGTAAATTTCGCTCTGGTGCTGTTTGTAGTGTTGGACAATGCTGTGCCAGCTGTCGGTATCGTCCAGCAGGAACTCTCTGTCGGAAAAAAAATAGTGTATGCGATCTTCCTGAGTACTGCAATGGGACTTCAGAATGGTGTCCTGAAGATGTTTATGTACAAGATGGTGCCCGCTGCAATGATGCTGCATACTGTTATCATGGGAACTGTATTACTCACAATGAACAATGCAAAATGATATTTGGCAAGAAAGCTACTGTTGCTTCAGAGAACTGTTTCAGACTAATTAATGCACAGGGTGATCGCTTTGGCAACTGTGGTATTAAGTATAGAACTTACAACAAATGCAAGGCTAGCCACATCCTGTGCGGTCGGATTCAGTGTGATAATGTGGAGAAATTACCTACTCTGGAGGAAGATAGTACCATAATTCAAACATTCATTGGCAATAGTTATTGTTGGGGTACAGACTACCACAGTGAACCAGAAAAGGTTGATATTGGAGCAGTGAAAGATGGCACTCCCTGTGGTGCAAACATGTTGTGTGTAGACAGGCAATGCAAAAATGTATCTACCTTGAACTATGACTGTGACTTAAGAAAATGCCACAATCGGGGAATATGCAACAATCGAAAacattgtcactgtgattatgGCTGGGGTCCTCCTTACTGTATGGGTAAAGGCTATGGTGGCAGTATTGACAGTGGACCCATTCTTCAAGATAGAAGGGTTGTCATTTCAGGGGTTATTACAGGAATACTATTTGTCCTCGTGCCAGTTGTTCTTCTGGGTGCATATTACAGGACTGAATTGAGACAGCAATTTAGAAGATTGAGTTCAAGTATTCATCCAGCAGATGTACCATAA
- the LOC132774239 gene encoding disintegrin and metalloproteinase domain-containing protein 21-like → MRRQRMYFMGLLPLTGKTANALCWLLMIFLRNFLTETAGQTPPRGFRYASYEVTIPRKLTPRYGQRQHRDTTYFLQIEGESYFLYLRQKRGLVPKHFPVFTYKEDGDLQVDHPFIRDNCFYHGVVQGKPSSLVTLSTCTGGLRGILRLKNETYEIEPVPASDTFQHVVYRLEEEEGIHMMCGLTEEEQKLQEAMMQNTENETVESDFKKNWWAHTRYVKLAVVVEHERFVKFDKNETLTTLHVLNVIHTANSLYDSLPLQLSLAGLEIWSIKNLIEIADTINDTLLSFTRWRRDSLVQRLQNDAGHLFVYKRFGTIYGSAYLGTICDKHWGSAVESYMTSSLFHFSNTFAHELGHVLGMKHDKKYCNCDRVACIMSAVQAPTDQFSNCSYNYYFKLTNFYCLLSPSDFEKKDKVKYCGNKVVEKGEQCDCGSKAECESDPCCQSNCTLHSGASCAFGQCCANCQYLQAGSICREKTSICDLPEYCSGTSVWCPEDIYVQDGTPCYDNTFCYHGNCSTHKEQCKMIFGNKARVASESCFRDLNVQGDRFGNCGRTYGTYNKCDTRNILCGRIQCDNVDEIPFLKEHHTMIQSSTLNGECWGIAYHNGMDSADIGAVRDGTPCGTNMMCIDGKCVSVSLLMYDCNVTKCNNRGVCNTYKHCHCDYGWSPPNCLYKGYGGSTDSGPAPLQKRIIKFSKTQIIIGIIFLIFCVASWVGAAVYHSRGG, encoded by the coding sequence ATGAGACGACAGAGGATGTACTTCATGGGACTTCTTCCTCTGACTGGTAAAACAGCAAATGCTCTATGTTGGCTGCTTATGATATTTTTGAGGAATTTTCTGACAGAGACTGCAGGGCAGACACCACCAAGAGGCTTTAGATATGCCTCTTATGAAGTAACCATCCCAAGGAAGCTGACTCCTAGATATGGACAGCGCCAACACCGAGATACGACCTACTTTTTGCAAATTGAAGGGGAAAGCTACTTTCTGTATCTCAGGCAGAAAAGGGGTTTGGTCCCTAAACATTTTCCTGTCTTCACTTACAAAGAGGATGGGGATCTCCAGGTGGACCATCCATTCATCAGAGACAACTGCTTCTACCATGGTGTTGTGCAGGGCAAGCCTTCTTCTCTGGTCACACTCAGCACTTGCACAGGAGGACTCAGAGGTATCTTGCGattaaaaaatgaaacatatGAAATTGAACCTGTTCCAGCATCTGACACCTTTCAACATGTGGTTTATcgcttggaagaagaagaaggtatcCATATGATGTGTGGACTGACAGAGGAAGAGCAAAAACTTCAAGAGGCTATGATGCAGAACACAGAGAATGAAACAGTAGAAAGTGATTTCAAGAAAAACTGGTGGGCACACACTAGGTATGTGAAGTTGGCAGTTGTGGTGGAACATGAACGATTTGTGAAGTTTGACAAAAATGAAACACTTACTACTCTACATGTTCTGAATGTTATCCATACTGCAAATTCTCTGTATGACTCACTTCCTCTTCAATTGTCTCTAGCTGGGCTTGAGATCTGGTCCATCAAGAATCTCATAGAAATTGCTGACACCATTAATGACACACTATTGTCATTTACACGCTGGAGAAGAGACTCCCTTGTTCAACGTCTACAGAATGATGCTGGTCACTTATTTGTATATAAGAGATTTGGAACTATATATGGATCGGCATACCTAGGAACAATTTGTGATAAGCATTGGGGATCTGCTGTGGAATCATATATGACTTCcagtttatttcatttttcaaatacaTTTGCTCATGAATTAGGTCATGTTCTTGGTATGAAACATGATAAGAAATACTGTAATTGTGATCGAGTGGCCTGTATTATGTCTGCAGTTCAGGCACCTACTGATCAATTTAGCAATTgcagttataattattatttcaaactAACAAATTTTTATTGTTTGTTAAGTCCATCAGACTTTGAAAAAAAGGATAAAGTAAAATATTGTGGCAACAAAGTGGTGGAAAAAGGTGAGCAGTGCGATTGTGGTTCAAAAGCTGAATGTGAGTCAGATCCATGTTGTCAGTCTAACTgtactctccattctggtgccaGTTGTGCTTTTGGACAATGCTGCGCCAACTGCCAGTATCTCCAAGCTGGATCCATTTGCCGAGAAAAAACTAGCATTTGTGACCTGCCTGAGTACTGCAGTGGAACTTCAGTATGGTGTCCTGAAGATATTTATGTACAAGATGGTACCCCATGCTATGACAATACATTTTGTTATCATGGAAACTGCAGTACTCataaagaacaatgtaaaatgatCTTTGGCAACAAAGCAAGAGTTGCTTCAGAAAGTTGTTTCAGAGACCTTAATGTTCAAGGTGATCGCTTTGGTAACTGCGGACGTACATATGGAACTTATAATAAATGTGATACTAGGAATATCCTATGTGGCCGAATCCAGTGTGATAATGTGGATGAAATACCTTTTTTGAAGGAGCACCATACCATGATTCAGTCATCGACTCTCAATGGTGAATGTTGGGGTATAGCCTATCACAATGGAATGGACTCAGCTGACATTGGAGCAGTGAGGGATGGCACTCCTTGTGGCACTAACATGATGTGTATTGATGGGAAATGTGTGAGTGTCTCCCTCTTAATGTATGACTGTAATGTCACGAAATGCAACAACCGGGGAGTATGCAACACTTATAAACACTGCCATTGTGATTATGGCTGGTCCCCTCCAAACTGTCTATATAAAGGATATGGTGGTAGTACTGATAGCGGACCTGCTCCATTACAGAAGCGCATCATCAAATTCAGTAAAACACAAATTATTATAGGAATAATATTTCTCATTTTCTGTGTTGCTTCTTGGGTTGGTGCAGCTGTCTATCATTCAAGAGGAGGATGA
- the SYNJ2BP gene encoding synaptojanin-2-binding protein — protein sequence MNGGVECLLSEEAIDLTRGPSGLGFNIVGGRDQQHISNDTGIFVSRIKENGAAALDGRLQEGDKILTVNGEELTDMLHQDAVDLFRTAGDHVSLKVQHRLMPQNGPSSHRGDGDPGGVPLAVILVPGLAITVAVVWAFLRYRQRL from the exons ATGAACGGCGGAGTGGAGTGCCTCCTCTCGGAGGAAGCCATCGACCTCACGCGGGGGCCTTCAG GACTGGGATTCAATATAGTTGGTGGGAGAGACCAACAGCACATCTCCAATGACACTGGCATCTTTGTTAGCCGGATCAAAGAAAATGGAGCTGCGGCACTGGATGGACGCCTACAGGAAGGAGATAAAATTTTAACA GTTAATGGTGAGGAGCTGACGGACATGCTCCATCAGGATGCTGTGGATCTCTTTAGGACTGCTGGTGACCACGTTTCCTTAAAGGTTCAACACAGG CTGATGCCCCAGAATGGTCCCTCAAGCCACCGAGGGGATGGAGACCCAGGAGGCGTTCCTTTGGCTGTGATTTTGGTGCCTGGACTGGCCATAACGGTGGCTGTAGTATGGGCCTTCCTGAGATACCGACAACGGCTGTGA
- the LOC132774895 gene encoding disintegrin and metalloproteinase domain-containing protein 21-like, with amino-acid sequence MTNFMGLIPLYRKRASTLSCLIIMFFKNFLIETAGQIPSQGFGYESYEVTIPRKLSLRYREQENQGITYLLQIEGKSHILFLRQIQGLFPKQFPVFTYKEDGELHVDYPFVRDDCFYHGVVQGIPSSLVTLSTCSGGLRGVLRFKYKMYEIEPVPASVTFQHVVYRLEDKEAATHMICGLTEEEQKRQEAMMQGAENEVAEIGSRGRWWTHIRYVKLAVVVEHERFVKFDRNETLTILHVLDVIHTANSLYDPIPLQLSLAGLEIWSIKNLIEIADTINDTLLSFTRWRRDSLIQRLQNDAGHLFVYKRFGTIHGLAYLGTICDKRWGSAVESYMTSSLFNFSNTFAHELGHILGMKHDKKYCSCDQDACIMNTVQILTDQFSNCSYKNYLKLRNSYCLLIPPDLNKIYTSKYCGNKVMEKGEQCDCGSKAECELDPCCQSNCILRSGATCAFGQCCAKCHYLPAQSICREKNGICDLPEYCNGTSQWCPDDVYIQDGTQCSNGAFCYHGNCTTHSEQCKTIFGNKAKVASESCFRKINVQGNRFGNCGIRYGIYNKCNAENILCGRIQCHDVDILPSLAKQNSIIQSHASNGECWGTVHHRGKETADIGAVKDGTPCGTDKMCIERQCVNVSLLKNDCDVSKCHNRGVCNSRNHCHCDYGWAPPNCLNKGSGGSIDSGPPAPQKHNMSFTRKLTILGIVYICTVAVVWTGVIVYFKNKLIDQFRRLRTQFHPTELNQEEST; translated from the coding sequence ATGACAAACTTCATGGGACTAATTCCCCTTTACAGGAAAAGGGCAAGTACTCTTTCTTGTCTCATTATCATGTTTTTCAAGAATTTTCTCATAGAAACTGCAGGACAGATACCATCACAAGGCTTTGGATATGAATCATATGAGGTGACCATCCCAAGGAAGCTATCGCTGAGATATAGAGAACAAGAAAATCAAGGTATCACCTATCTTTTGCAGATTGAAGGGAAAAGCCACATTCTCTTTCTCAGACAGATACAGGGCTTGTTTCCTAAACAGTTTCCAGTCTTCACTTACAAAGAGGATGGGGAACTCCATGTGGACTATCCATTTGTCAGAGATGATTGTTTCTACCATGGTGTTGTGCAAGGTATTCCTTCCTCTCTGGTCACACTCAGTACTTGTTCAGGAGGACTCAGGGGTGTTTTACGATTTAAATATAAGATGTATGAAATTGAACCTGTTCCAGCATCCGTCACCTTTCAACATGTGGTGTATCGATTGGAAGACAAAGAAGCTGCCACCCATATGATATGTGGGTTGACAGAGGAAGAGCAAAAACGTCAAGAGGCCATGATGCAGGGTGCAGAGAATGAAGTAGCAGAAATTGGTTCGAGAGGAAGGTGGTGGACACATATCAGATATGTGAAGTTGGCAGTTGTGGTGGAACATGAACGATTTGTGAAGTTTGACAGAAATGAAACACTTACTATTCTACATGTTCTAGATGTTATCCATACTGCAAATTCACTGTATGACCCAATTCCTCTTCAGTTGTCTCTAGCTGGGCTTGAGATCTGGTCCATCAAGAATCTCATAGAAATTGCTGACACCATTAATGACACACTATTGTCATTCACACGGTGGAGAAGAGACTCCCTTATTCAACGTCTACAAAATGATGCTGGTCACTTATTTGTATATAAGAGGTTTGGAACTATACATGGATTGGCATACCTAGGAACAATTTGTGATAAGCGTTGGGGATCTGCTGTGGAATCATATATGACTTCCAGTTTGTTTAATTTTTCAAACACATTTGCTCATGAATTAGGGCACATTCTTGGTATGAAACACGACAAAAAATACTGTAGTTGTGACCAAGATGCCTGTATTATGAATACAGTTCAAATACTCACTGATCAATTTAGCAATTGCAGTTATAAAAATTACTTGAAATTAAGGAATTCATATTGCCTGTTAATTCCACCAGATCTCAATAAAATTTATACATCCAAATACTGCGGAAACAAAGTGATGGAGAAAGGCGAGCAATGTGACTGCGGTTCAAAAGCTGAATGTGAATTAGATCCGTGCTGTCAATCTAATTGCATTTTGCGTTCAGGTGCCACTTGTGCTTTTGGACAATGCTGTGCCAAGTGTCATTATCTTCCAGCTCAATCCATTTGCAGAGAGAAGAATGGCATTTGCGATCTTCCTGAGTATTGCAACGGGACTTCACAGTGGTGTCCTGATGATGTTTATATCCAAGATGGTACCCAATGCAGCAATGGCGCATTTTGTTATCATGGAAACTGCACTACTCATAGTGAACAATGTAAAACCATCTTTGGCAACAAAGCAAAAGTTGCTTCAGAAAGCTGCTTCAGAAAAATTAATGTTCAAGGCAATCGCTTTGGTAACTGTGGGATCAGATATGGAATTTATAACAAATGTAATGCTGAGAATATCCTATGTGGACGAATTCAGTGTCATGATGTGGATATCTTGCCTTCTTTAGCGAAACAGAATTCTATCATTCAGTCACATGCTAGCAATGGTGAATGCTGGGGTACAGTTCATCATCGTGGAAAGGAGACAGCCGATATTGGAGCAGTAAAAGATGGCACTCCATGTGGGACTGACAAGATGTGTATTGAAAGGCAATGTGTGAATGTCTCCCTCTTGAAAAATGACTGTGATGTCTCCAAATGTCATAATAGGGGAGTATGCAACTCTCGCAACCATTGCCACTGTGATTATGGATGGGCCCCTCCCAACTGTCTAAATAAAGGCAGCGGTGGCAGCATTGACAGTGGACCCCCTGCACCACAGAAGCATAATATGAGTTTTACTAGAAAACTAACTATTCTAGGAATTGTATATATTTGTACTGTTGCTGTTGTGTGGACTGGTGTAATTGTATATTTCAAGAATAAGTTAATAGATCAGTTTAGAAGGCTGAGGACACAATTTCATCCAACAGAGTTAAATCAGGAAGAAAGCACATAG